In Paenibacillus xylanilyticus, the genomic window ATCAAGCCCGTGCGGGATATGCACTCGCAGATCGTGGTGCACGGTGTACCTTTTGCCCAGATGAGCGCTTCGGATTATCGTCAGCATTTCCTGCCGGAAGCGAAGCAGACAGTCATGGATGCGCTGAATCGGCTGCGCAAAACCTATGATATTGTATTGATGGAAGGCGCAGGCAGTCCGGCCGAGATTAACTTGAAGGACCGGGACATTGTCAATATGAATCTGGCAGGCTGGGCGGATTCGCCAGTCATTCTGATCTCGGACATTGATCGCGGAGGCGTGTTTGCTTCCATTGTAGGTACACTTGAGCTGTTGGAGCCGCATGAGGTCCAGCGTGTAAAAGGATTTATCATTAATAAATTCCGGGGGGATCTGTCCCTGCTGCAGCCTGGACTCGATTGGCTCGAAGAGCGGACGGGCATTCCGGTATTGGGCGTACTGCCATACATAAGAGATATTCAGATTGAAGCTGAGGATTCCGTGGTGCTGGACTCCATGCGTCATGGCAGATCAGGGATAAGAGAGCTGGATCTTGCCGTTATTCGTTATCCGCGGATTTCCAACTTTACGGACTTTGACTCGCTGTCCCGTGAACCGGATGTCAATGTACGGTATGTGACTTCACCGGAAGAGCTGGGCCAGCCGGATGCCATTTTGCTTCCGGGTACGAAGGATACGATTGGTGATCTCGCATTCCTGAGAGAGTCGGGTCTCGAGCAAGCGATCGCGAGTCAGACCGAACGTGATCATGTACAGCTTGTGGGGATATGCGGTGGTTATCAAATGCTGGGCCAGCATTTGAAGGATCCGTTTGCAGTGGAAGCGAACCAGATTCAGGAGGCGCGGGGTCTGGGATGGCTGCCGCTGTCGACCACTTTTCTGGAACATAAACAGACGGTAAGAGCTTCGGGGCGAGTGCAGCAGCGACATCCGATTCGTCTATACGGGGATCAAGATTCAGTTGATTCCATGCCGGTGAATGGGTACGAGATTCATATGGGCGTGACCGAGTGCCACGATGCGAAGCAGGTGACTGCGCTGTTTGAGATTGCTCATACAGGTGGTCAGCCTTTTCAGGAGGGCTGGGGAAGCCCGGATGGCAAAGTATGGGGAACGTACTTGCATGGTTTGTTTGAAAGTGACCAGTTCCGCCGTTCCTGGCTTAATGGCCTTCGGCTAGGGAAAGGACTCGCTCCGCTTCAGGAAACCTATAGTGCTCATGAACGCAAGGAGATGGAATTCGACCGGGTGGCCGAGTCTCTGCGCTCAGCCTTGGACATGAAACGTGTATACGAAATTATGGGTATCCAGTACGGAGATACAGCCTCAACTGTTAATGATTGATTAGCAAGCTGGTGTATGATCAGCCATTGATAACTTTCTATATAATAAAAAAACACCCCCATGTGTATACACAGTACCCGGAAACGGGCTGCTGTTACGCATGGGGGTATTTGCTTGTCTGTGGTTTAATTGTGGTTCACCTAAGGGAATGATGGTTTAATGTTATACCTGGATTGGTATTTTAGTTGATTTTGAATTTCTTCATCGCAGACTGCAGTTCCATGGCCTGTTCATGCAGATGACGAACCGTACCTGAGTGGGAATCCATCTCACTGAGCTGATGCTCGGCGGTAGAAGCAATCTGCTGCATGCTCTCGCGTGATCTGGATGTAATCTGTGCTGTCTCTTCAACGGATGCACTCACTTCCTCTGCACCTGCGGAGACTTCCTCTGTGGAAGCAGAGACGGTCTGGATGGTCAGGTTGACGTTCTGGATCAGTTCGTTCAGCTGCTGGAAGGCCGTTCCCGCTCGTTGAACGACATGGGTACCAGACCCGATTTCCTGGGTTACCCGGTTCATGGCACTCACCGAACGTTCCGCATCCTCGCGAATGGTTCCGAGATAATCGGCGATTTCCTCCGTGGCTGTTTTGGACTGTTCCGCCAGCTTGCGGACTTCACCTGCTACGACAGCGAATCCCCGGCCATGCTCTCCGGCACGTGCTGCTTCAATGGAAGCATTAAGGGATAACATGTTGATCTGTTTTGTAATTTCAAAAATGGATGTAACAATCGTGCCGATCGCTACGGAACGTTCATTCATCGTCTCCACGTAACGCAGTGACTCGTTTGCTGTCTGGCCGACACGTTCCATTTGCTGCACAGCATCCTGTGCGAGACGGTTACCGTTGACGGCTTCATTTGCAGCTTCACCAATCTGCTCCGATACTTCAGCAGCAGAAGAAGCGATATGCATAATACCCTGCGTAATTTCTTCCATGGCTCTTGCATTCTCGGCAGCGCTTGAAGCAATGGTCACACTGCCTTTCTCCGCGTCTTCCGCAGAGCGGCTGGAGTTTTTGACCATACCGGACATGGACTCGACCCGTCTTAACAGATCATCGGAGCCTTGAACAACTTCATTGGAGGTAGACAGTGCACGGCTGATCATTTCCTTCAAATTGTGGGTCATCGTTTGGAAGCTTGCCGCGAGCTGAGCAATTTCATCTTTGCCCTTAATTTGCAGCTGGGCGGTCAGGTCACCTTGGGAGATCTGTTTGCTGTGTTGTACGAGCTGGATGATCGGTTTGGTTACTCTTTTGATCATGCTGGCTGAGATCAGCCAACCGAGCACAAAGACGAGTGCTGTGATACCCAGGCATAACCAGAAGATCTGAACGTTTTTATCCTGAATGAACTGGGCATCCATACTTACTGCCATGATCATATTGCTGCCCGCAATCGGAATAAAGGCTGCTTTATGTACGCCGAAGGAATCGGAATAAACATCACTGATGACCATTTCTTTGCTCTCAGTCGCCGTATTCATCGCGGATTGCACGCTGATTTCATCCCCGGCTTTCATTTCTGATGCAGCGTTAGCGATAACAACCGTCGCTTTGCCTTCCTGGATGGATACAACGTAGGTTGCATCTAAGTTATGTTCTTTTGCTTTTTGAGCTAGATAGGATTCAACCGTCAGAGCGGCACCTTCAGAACCCGCACCGCCACTCTGCACCTGCAAAATCTTGGAGGAGGAGACGTTCTTATATATATCCTGGATGGACGTGTTCAGGACCTTGTCGAACTGTGGAAGCACATAGCTCTGCATAATATTCATGGATACAGCATAGAAACTGATACTAAACAACAGGGAAGCGACCAGTAGAACGAGGAACAGCGTGCCTCTTATTTTGCCGGCAACCGTACGATTACGAAACATAGGATCATCCTTTCACGTCATGTTCATTAACATTTGTCGCTTTTCCATATCGTAAGACTATGTACCAACGAAAAAAGGCCTAATTTTCACGTTGAGAAAACTTGGGAATAAGCGGATATACCTATATTACAAAATTAACCGGGGGTTGAATAGAAAAATTTTCATTAATCGGTGAATTTTTTTCAGAAATCCATGAATGTATTACATGCATATTACATAATATCAATTAATACCTACCAGAATAGTTTGTTATATGATATATTGTTCAATATCGCTTAAAGCGAATAGAAAACCGTTCAGTCGGTATGCACATTCTGAGGAGGATTTTACAAGATGGATACTTTTCTAGTCATTCTGAACGTAGTGATTATGCTCGTTCTTCTAGGCGTCCTGTATTGGATGCAAAAGAAACATATTTCCTTTACCAAGCGTGTATTCGCGGGTCTCGGAATCGGGGTTGTGTATGGCGTCATTCTTCAACTGATATACTCGTCTAATTCTGACATTGTTGCCAAGTCTGTTGACTGGTTTAATCTCGTCGGTTCAGGATATGTTAAATTGCTGCAGATGGTCGTGATTCCTCTTATCATGGTTTCCATTATTTCGGCCATCATGAATTTGAAAGGCAAGCAAAACCTCGGCAAAATGAGCTTCTCGATCATTGCGATCCTGCTCATTACGACGGCTATTGCGGCAAGTGTAAGTATCGTAACAAGTCTGAGCTTCAACCTGACTTCCATTGAGATCGAAGGCGGGGACAGAGAGCTCGCGCAGGGGCAGAAGATGGAGGAACGTCTTGTTGATGTACAGGATCAGACGATCCCGCAGCAGGTTCTGGAATTCATTCCTTCCAATCCATTTGCAGACATGACCGGTGAACGCCGTACGTCTACGCTTGCTGTTGTTATCTTCTCGGCATTTATTGGTGTGGCAGTACTTGGACTGGATCGCAAAAAACCACAGCAGGCGGAAACGTTCCGAGGCATGGTGAATGCGGTATATGCTGTAGTCATGCGGATCGTAACGCTGGTGCTCAGGCTGACTCCATACGGGATTCT contains:
- a CDS encoding cobyric acid synthase, translated to MLQGTASDVGKSVITTALCRIFKQDGFRPAPFKSQNMALNSYVTEDGKEIGRAQGAQAEACGIEATTDMNPILIKPVRDMHSQIVVHGVPFAQMSASDYRQHFLPEAKQTVMDALNRLRKTYDIVLMEGAGSPAEINLKDRDIVNMNLAGWADSPVILISDIDRGGVFASIVGTLELLEPHEVQRVKGFIINKFRGDLSLLQPGLDWLEERTGIPVLGVLPYIRDIQIEAEDSVVLDSMRHGRSGIRELDLAVIRYPRISNFTDFDSLSREPDVNVRYVTSPEELGQPDAILLPGTKDTIGDLAFLRESGLEQAIASQTERDHVQLVGICGGYQMLGQHLKDPFAVEANQIQEARGLGWLPLSTTFLEHKQTVRASGRVQQRHPIRLYGDQDSVDSMPVNGYEIHMGVTECHDAKQVTALFEIAHTGGQPFQEGWGSPDGKVWGTYLHGLFESDQFRRSWLNGLRLGKGLAPLQETYSAHERKEMEFDRVAESLRSALDMKRVYEIMGIQYGDTASTVND
- a CDS encoding methyl-accepting chemotaxis protein → MFRNRTVAGKIRGTLFLVLLVASLLFSISFYAVSMNIMQSYVLPQFDKVLNTSIQDIYKNVSSSKILQVQSGGAGSEGAALTVESYLAQKAKEHNLDATYVVSIQEGKATVVIANAASEMKAGDEISVQSAMNTATESKEMVISDVYSDSFGVHKAAFIPIAGSNMIMAVSMDAQFIQDKNVQIFWLCLGITALVFVLGWLISASMIKRVTKPIIQLVQHSKQISQGDLTAQLQIKGKDEIAQLAASFQTMTHNLKEMISRALSTSNEVVQGSDDLLRRVESMSGMVKNSSRSAEDAEKGSVTIASSAAENARAMEEITQGIMHIASSAAEVSEQIGEAANEAVNGNRLAQDAVQQMERVGQTANESLRYVETMNERSVAIGTIVTSIFEITKQINMLSLNASIEAARAGEHGRGFAVVAGEVRKLAEQSKTATEEIADYLGTIREDAERSVSAMNRVTQEIGSGTHVVQRAGTAFQQLNELIQNVNLTIQTVSASTEEVSAGAEEVSASVEETAQITSRSRESMQQIASTAEHQLSEMDSHSGTVRHLHEQAMELQSAMKKFKIN
- a CDS encoding L-cystine transporter, encoding MDTFLVILNVVIMLVLLGVLYWMQKKHISFTKRVFAGLGIGVVYGVILQLIYSSNSDIVAKSVDWFNLVGSGYVKLLQMVVIPLIMVSIISAIMNLKGKQNLGKMSFSIIAILLITTAIAASVSIVTSLSFNLTSIEIEGGDRELAQGQKMEERLVDVQDQTIPQQVLEFIPSNPFADMTGERRTSTLAVVIFSAFIGVAVLGLDRKKPQQAETFRGMVNAVYAVVMRIVTLVLRLTPYGILALITKVTATTNPDEILKLIKFVIASYVALIVMFIIHLIIIALFGFNPLTYVKKVLPTLVFAFTSRSSAAAIPLNVETQTKKLGVSEGIANLSASFGATIGQNGCAGIYPAMLAVMIAPTVGIDPMSWDFIITLILVVVISSFGVAGVGGGATFASLIVLSTMNLPVALAGLLISVEPLIDMGRTALNVNDSMTAGLVSSKILKENDQDTFNDQSRDLDSAVQV